The following coding sequences are from one Peromyscus eremicus chromosome X, PerEre_H2_v1, whole genome shotgun sequence window:
- the Rab9b gene encoding ras-related protein Rab-9B, protein MSGKSLLLKVILLGDGGVGKSSLMNRYVTNKFDSQAFHTIGVEFLNRDLEVDGRFVTLQIWDTAGQERFKSLRTPFYRGADCCLLTFSVDDRQSFENLGNWQKEFIYYADVKDPEHFPFVVLGNKVDKEDRQVTTEEAQAWCLENGNYPYLETSAKDDTNVTVAFEEAVRQVLAVEEQLEHCMLGHTIDLNSGSKASSSCC, encoded by the coding sequence ATGAGTGGAAAATCCCTTCTCTTAAAGGTCATTCTCTTGGGTGATGGTGGAGTTGGGAAAAGCTCACTCATGAATCGTTATGTAACCAACAAGTTCGACTCCCAGGCTTTCCACACTATAGGGGTAGAGTTCTTAAATCGAGATCTGGAGGTAGATGGACGCTTTGTGACACTTCAGATTTGGGACACTGCAGGGCAGGAACGTTTCAAGAGCCTTAGAACACCATTCTACAGGGGAGCAGACTGCTGCCTGCTGACCTTCAGTGTGGATGACCGGCAGAGCTTCGAGAACCTTGGTAACTGGCAAAAAGAATTCATCTACTATGCAGATGTAAAGGACCCAGAGCATTTCCCCTTTGTGGTTCTGGGTAATAAGGTAGACAAAGAGGATAGGCAAGTGACGACTGAGGAGGCACAAGCCTGGTGCCTGGAGAATGGAAATTACCCTTATCTAGAAACAAGTGCCAAAGATGATACTAATGTGACAGTGGCCTTTGAAGAAGCTGTTAGGCAGGTGTTAGCTGTAGAAGAACAGCTGGAACATTGCATGTTAGGTCACACCATTGATTTGAACAGCGGCTCCAAAGCAAGTTCTTCATGCTGTTAG